A single Syngnathus acus chromosome 8, fSynAcu1.2, whole genome shotgun sequence DNA region contains:
- the LOC119125921 gene encoding histone chaperone asf1b-B, translating into MAKVQVLNVAVLDNPSPFGNPFQFEITFECMEDLPEDLEWKIIYVGSAESEEYDQVLDSVLVGPVPAGRHMFVFQADAPKTGLIPESDAVGVTVVLITCTYRGQEFIRIGYYVNNEYTDQELRENPPMKPDYTQLQRNILASNPRVTRFHINWEGCAERMEDSENVDPSSNSMLPPSCLPGKAPPLGILPENSMDCL; encoded by the exons ATGGCGAAGGTACAGGTGTTGAACGTGGCCGTTCTGGATAACCCGAGTCCGTTTGGGAACCCCTTCCAGTTCGAAATAACGTTTGAGTGCATGGAAGACCTGCCCGAAG ACTTGGAGTGGAAGATCATTTATGTGGGCTCAGCAGAGAGTGAAGAGTATGACCAAGTCCTGGACTCAGTCCTGGTTGGACCAGTACCTGCTGGACGACATATGTTTGTGTTCCAG GCAGATGCGCCAAAGACGGGCTTGATCCCAGAGAGCGACGCCGTAGGCGTCACCGTCGTGCTGATCACCTGCACATACCGAGGCCAGGAGTTCATCCGCATCGGTTACTATGTCAACAACGAGTACACAGACCAGGAGCTCCGTGAGAATCCGCCCATGAAACCAGACTACACACAG CTCCAGAGAAACATCCTGGCATCGAATCCGCGCGTCACCAGGTTCCACATAAACTGGGAAGGCTGTGCCGAAAGAATGGAGGACTCTGAGAACGTTGACCCGTCTTCCAACTCCATGCTGCCGCCGTCCTGTCTTCCTGGCAAAGCCCCACCTTTGGGAATACTACCAGAGAACTCAATGGACTGCTTATAG
- the crb3a gene encoding protein crumbs homolog 3a, translating into MDRWPCMPGIVVGRVLFLLLVPFANHAWGNNTVSSNFRSQNATETHIAAIVAPTVTLGLLAIILAVTGWLLCVVKKKRQTEGAYRPSAEEQCGTRSVAATDILKLPKEERLI; encoded by the exons ATGGACAGGTGGCCTTGCATGCCCGGCATCGTGGTGGGGCGAgtcctttttctcctcctgGTGCCCTTCGCTAATCATGCCTGGG GGAACAACACTGTATCGAGTAACTTCAGATCACAAAATGCAACA GAGACTCACATTGCAGCCATAGTGGCCCCCACCGTCACATTGGGCCTCCTCGCCATAATCTTGGCAGTAACGGGCTGGCTGCTGTGCGTGGTAAAGAAAAAGCGTCAGACGGAAGGCGCGTACCGACCAAGCGCCGAGGAGCAGTGCGGCACTCGCAGCGTGGCCGCCACTGACATACTCAAGCTCCCCAAGGAGGAAAGACTAATTTGA
- the tubb4bl gene encoding tubulin beta chain, whose translation MREIVHLQAGQCGNQIGAKFWEVISDEHGIDPTGTYHGDSDLQLDRISVYYNEASGGKYVPRAILVDLEPGTMDSVRSGPFGQIFRPDNFVFGQSGAGNNWAKGHYTEGAELVDSVLDVVRKEAESCDCLQGFQLTHSLGGGTGSGMGTLLISKIREEYPDRIMNTFSVVPSPKVSDTVVEPYNATLSVHQLVENTDETYCIDNEALYDICFRTLKLTTPTYGDLNHLVSATMSGVTTCLRFPGQLNADLRKLAVNMVPFPRLHFFMPGFAPLTSRGSQQYRALSVPELTQQMFDAKNMMAACDPRHGRYLTVAAVFRGRMSMKEVDEQMLNVQNKNSSYFVEWIPNNVKTAVCDIPPRGLKMAATFIGNSTAIQELFKRISEQFTAMFRRKAFLHWYTGEGMDEMEFTEAESNMNDLVSEYQQYQDATAEEGEFEEEGEEEGA comes from the exons atgcGTGAGATTGTGCACCTTCAAGCCGGCCAGTGCGGAAACCAGATCGGCGCCAAG TTCTGGGAGGTGATTAGTGACGAACACGGCATTGATCCCACCGGAACGTACCATGGCGACAGTGACCTGCAGCTGGACAGGATCAGCGTGTATTACAACGAAGCCAGTg GTGGGAAGTATGTTCCCCGTGCCATCCTGGTGGATCTGGAGCCAGGAACAATGGATTCCGTCAGGTCTGGACCCTTTGGTCAGATTTTTAGACCTGACAACTTTGTGTTTG GTCAGAGCGGAGCCGGCAACAACTGGGCCAAGGGCCATTACACGGAGGGAGCCGAGTTGGTAGACTCGGTCCTGGATGTGGTTAGGAAGGAGGCGGAGAGCTGCGATTGCCTGCAGGGCTTCCAGCTCACGCACTCCCTGGGCGGCGGCACTGGTTCTGGCATGGGCACACTCCTCATTAGCAAAATCCGCGAGGAGTACCCGGACCGCATTATGAACACCTTTAGCGTGGTGCCCTCGCCCAAAGTGTCCGACACGGTGGTGGAGCCGTACAACGCCACCCTGTCGGTGCATCAGCTGGTAGAAAACACGGACGAAACGTACTGCATTGACAACGAGGCGCTCTACGACATCTGTTTCCGCACGCTGAAGTTGACCACGCCCACTTATGGAGATCTCAACCATTTGGTGTCGGCCACCATGAGCGGAGTCACGACCTGCCTGCGGTTCCCCGGTCAGCTCAACGCTGACCTGCGCAAGCTAGCCGTCAACATGGTGCCGTTCCCCCGCTTGCACTTCTTTATGCCAGGCTTCGCCCCTCTCACCAGTAGGGGGAGCCAACAGTACCGCGCCCTCTCCGTCCCTGAGCTCACCCAGCAAATGTTCGACGCCAAGAACATGATGGCGGCGTGCGACCCGCGCCACGGCCGCTATTTAACCGTCGCCGCCGTCTTCCGCGGCCGCATGTCGATGAAAGAAGTGGACGAGCAGATGCTGAATGTGCAAAACAAGAACAGCAGCTACTTTGTGGAGTGGATCCCTAACAACGTGAAGACGGCCGTGTGCGACATCCCGCCACGCGGCCTGAAGATGGCCGCCACCTTTATCGGCAATAGCACGGCTATCCAGGAGCTCTTTAAGCGCATATCAGAGCAGTTCACCGCCATGTTCCGCCGTAAGGCTTTCCTGCATTGGTACACGGGCGAGGGCATGGACGAGATGGAGTTCACCGAGGCCGAGAGTAACATGAACGACCTCGTGTCCGAGTACCAGCAGTACCAGGACGCCACCGCCGAAGAGGGGGAGTTTGAAGAGGAGGGCGAGGAAGAGGGCGCCTAA
- the LOC119125872 gene encoding zinc-binding protein A33 isoform X1: MSLSEEDLTCPICHEIFSDPVVLSCSHSFCRTCQERCWDARLHECPICRRKSSKSSHFPNLALKNICEAVVSRKEMEAEEERLMCPLHREKFKLFCLEDKEPICVVCHCSMAHKDHQCSPVEEATTDCKKKMNKSLKSLEDKLSKLNTIQKSSTDMFKYIKEQAAATQRRIRGQFEQLRQMLDREEEARLAAVKREEEEIGAKMKAISAEMMSLAEHIQVVRQLLEEDDMVLLKNFKDNEKRSTTLGSDNMSGVLIDVTNHLSNLKYRVWEKMLEHIDYTPVTLDPNTAHPCLILSDDLTSCHYTDQMNSCPDNPERFHLSAEVVGATALGSGSHRWVVQTESNQDWLLGVASSSIPRNAEVNARPENGFWTLCFRDGQVKAMTSPPRRLAVSKTPKRIKVHVDYDKGTVMFWDADDDSLIHAYEHTFNETLLPYFYTQSCHPLKILPEKGACHYAEAMKPRLELLNLNLHSD, encoded by the exons ATGTCACTTTCGGAGGAAGATCTCACCTGCCCCATCTGCCATGAAATCTTCTCTGACCCGGTGGTGCTGTCATGCAGCCACAGCTTCTGCAGGACATGTCAAGAGCGCTGCTGGGACGCGCGTCTTCATGAGTGTCCCATCTGTCGCAGGAAGAGCTCCAAGTCCAGCCACTTCCCTAACCTGGCCCTGAAGAACATCTGCGAGGCCGTGGTCTCCCGCAAAGAGATGGAAGCTGAGGAGGAGAGGCTGATGTGTCCCCTGCACAGAGAGAAGTTTAAACTTTTCTGTCTGGAGGACAAGGAGCCCATCTGCGTCGTGTGCCACTGCTCCATGGCGCACAAGGACCACCAGTGCTCACCTGTAGAAGAGGCGACGACAGACTGCAAG aagaaaatgaacaaGTCCCTCAAGAGCCTGGAAGACAAATTGAGCAAGCTGAATACCATCCAAAAGTCCTCCACCGACATGTTTAAGTACATCAAA GAACAGGCAGCGGCCACACAACGTCGGATCCGGGGTCAGTTCGAGCAGCTCCGTCAAATGCTGGATCGGGAGGAGGAGGCCCGGCTGGCGGCGGTCAAgcgggaggaagaggagataGGGGCCAAGATGAAGGCGATTTCGGCCGAGATGATGTCGTTGGCGGAACACATCCAAGTCGTGCGCCAGCTTCTGGAGGAAGACGACATGGTCTTGTTGAAG aACTTTAAAGATAATGAGAAAAG AAGCACAACATTGGGCTCCGACAACATGAGTGGTGTTCTTATCGATGTGACCAACCATCTCTCCAACCTCAAGTACAGAGTGTGGGAAAAAATGCTGGAACATATTGATTAta CCCCGGTGACCTTGGACCCAAACACAGCACACCCTTGCCTCATCCTGTCCGACGACCTCACTTCCTGCCACTATACCGACCAAATGAACTCTTGCCCTGACAACCCGGAGCGCTTCCACCTGAGCGCCGAGGTGGTCGGCGCCACGGCACTGGGCTCGGGCAGCCATCGCTGGGTGGTGCAGACTGAAAGCAACCAAGACTGGCTCCTGGGCGTGGCTTCCTCATCCATCCCCAGGAACGCCGAGGTCAACGCCAGACCCGAGAACGGCTTCTGGACTTTGTGCTTTAGGGATGGCCAGGTCAAGGCCATGACCTCCCCACCGAGACGGCTGGCTGTGTCCAAGACGCCGAAGCGAATCAAAGTGCACGTGGATTACGACAAAGGCACCGTGATGTTTTGGGACGCCGATGACGATTCGCTGATTCACGCTTACGAGCACACCTTTAATGAAACGCTGCTTCCTTATTTTTACACGCAAAGCTGCCATCCGTTAAAGATTCTTCCGGAGAAGGGGGCTTGTCACTATGCTGAGGCAATGAAACCTCGATTGGAACTTCTCAACTTAAATTTGCATTCTGATTAA
- the LOC119125872 gene encoding zinc-binding protein A33 isoform X2 has protein sequence MSLSEEDLTCPICHEIFSDPVVLSCSHSFCRTCQERCWDARLHECPICRRKSSKSSHFPNLALKNICEAVVSRKEMEAEEERLMCPLHREKFKLFCLEDKEPICVVCHCSMAHKDHQCSPVEEATTDCKKKMNKSLKSLEDKLSKLNTIQKSSTDMFKYIKEQAAATQRRIRGQFEQLRQMLDREEEARLAAVKREEEEIGAKMKAISAEMMSLAEHIQVVRQLLEEDDMVLLKNFKDNEDRSTTLGSDNMSGVLIDVTNHLSNLKYRVWEKMLEHIDYTPVTLDPNTAHPCLILSDDLTSCHYTDQMNSCPDNPERFHLSAEVVGATALGSGSHRWVVQTESNQDWLLGVASSSIPRNAEVNARPENGFWTLCFRDGQVKAMTSPPRRLAVSKTPKRIKVHVDYDKGTVMFWDADDDSLIHAYEHTFNETLLPYFYTQSCHPLKILPEKGACHYAEAMKPRLELLNLNLHSD, from the exons ATGTCACTTTCGGAGGAAGATCTCACCTGCCCCATCTGCCATGAAATCTTCTCTGACCCGGTGGTGCTGTCATGCAGCCACAGCTTCTGCAGGACATGTCAAGAGCGCTGCTGGGACGCGCGTCTTCATGAGTGTCCCATCTGTCGCAGGAAGAGCTCCAAGTCCAGCCACTTCCCTAACCTGGCCCTGAAGAACATCTGCGAGGCCGTGGTCTCCCGCAAAGAGATGGAAGCTGAGGAGGAGAGGCTGATGTGTCCCCTGCACAGAGAGAAGTTTAAACTTTTCTGTCTGGAGGACAAGGAGCCCATCTGCGTCGTGTGCCACTGCTCCATGGCGCACAAGGACCACCAGTGCTCACCTGTAGAAGAGGCGACGACAGACTGCAAG aagaaaatgaacaaGTCCCTCAAGAGCCTGGAAGACAAATTGAGCAAGCTGAATACCATCCAAAAGTCCTCCACCGACATGTTTAAGTACATCAAA GAACAGGCAGCGGCCACACAACGTCGGATCCGGGGTCAGTTCGAGCAGCTCCGTCAAATGCTGGATCGGGAGGAGGAGGCCCGGCTGGCGGCGGTCAAgcgggaggaagaggagataGGGGCCAAGATGAAGGCGATTTCGGCCGAGATGATGTCGTTGGCGGAACACATCCAAGTCGTGCGCCAGCTTCTGGAGGAAGACGACATGGTCTTGTTGAAG aACTTTAAAGATAATGAG GACAGAAGCACAACATTGGGCTCCGACAACATGAGTGGTGTTCTTATCGATGTGACCAACCATCTCTCCAACCTCAAGTACAGAGTGTGGGAAAAAATGCTGGAACATATTGATTAta CCCCGGTGACCTTGGACCCAAACACAGCACACCCTTGCCTCATCCTGTCCGACGACCTCACTTCCTGCCACTATACCGACCAAATGAACTCTTGCCCTGACAACCCGGAGCGCTTCCACCTGAGCGCCGAGGTGGTCGGCGCCACGGCACTGGGCTCGGGCAGCCATCGCTGGGTGGTGCAGACTGAAAGCAACCAAGACTGGCTCCTGGGCGTGGCTTCCTCATCCATCCCCAGGAACGCCGAGGTCAACGCCAGACCCGAGAACGGCTTCTGGACTTTGTGCTTTAGGGATGGCCAGGTCAAGGCCATGACCTCCCCACCGAGACGGCTGGCTGTGTCCAAGACGCCGAAGCGAATCAAAGTGCACGTGGATTACGACAAAGGCACCGTGATGTTTTGGGACGCCGATGACGATTCGCTGATTCACGCTTACGAGCACACCTTTAATGAAACGCTGCTTCCTTATTTTTACACGCAAAGCTGCCATCCGTTAAAGATTCTTCCGGAGAAGGGGGCTTGTCACTATGCTGAGGCAATGAAACCTCGATTGGAACTTCTCAACTTAAATTTGCATTCTGATTAA